The following are encoded in a window of Staphylococcus piscifermentans genomic DNA:
- a CDS encoding VOC family protein — protein MINQLDQVMLYVYDQEAAKTFWIEKLGFVEVSDVANQAIRTIVVKPTAQSQTEIVLHDKAKVEAMSLGISTETPSLMFGTDDIDNLYEDFQSKGIFVGELVQSPQGRVFNFADSEDNYFAVKENK, from the coding sequence ATGATTAATCAATTAGATCAAGTTATGTTGTATGTATATGACCAAGAAGCTGCGAAGACTTTTTGGATTGAAAAATTGGGCTTTGTTGAAGTCTCGGATGTGGCTAACCAAGCCATTCGAACTATCGTCGTGAAGCCTACAGCACAATCTCAAACTGAAATTGTCTTGCATGATAAGGCTAAAGTTGAGGCCATGTCGCTTGGCATCAGCACAGAAACGCCTTCTTTGATGTTCGGCACAGATGATATTGATAATCTTTACGAAGATTTTCAAAGCAAAGGTATTTTTGTGGGAGAACTAGTCCAATCACCACAAGGTCGAGTATTCAATTTCGCTGATTCTGAAGATAATTATTTCGCGGTGAAAGAAAATAAATAA
- a CDS encoding GNAT family N-acetyltransferase, which yields MENIEILIKKTPELTPEELVQIMIERVKVFVVEQNCPYQEIDEEDFNAEHVILKKDNQIAAYARLLKTEEDFRIGRVIVVKAYRKNKLGYQLMEIAIDALRKKDAEKSIKISAQEHLLKFYGSFGFKRISETYLEDNIPHVDMILEGK from the coding sequence ATGGAAAATATCGAAATACTAATTAAAAAAACACCAGAGTTAACGCCCGAAGAATTAGTTCAAATTATGATTGAAAGAGTGAAAGTTTTTGTGGTTGAACAAAATTGTCCTTATCAAGAAATAGATGAGGAAGATTTTAATGCAGAACATGTTATTTTAAAAAAAGACAACCAAATTGCAGCATATGCTAGATTGCTGAAAACCGAAGAAGATTTTAGAATTGGACGCGTAATTGTAGTCAAAGCTTATCGTAAAAATAAATTAGGTTATCAACTTATGGAAATTGCTATTGATGCATTAAGAAAAAAGGACGCTGAAAAATCAATTAAGATATCTGCTCAAGAGCATTTACTTAAATTCTATGGTTCCTTTGGATTTAAACGTATTTCAGAAACTTATCTAGAAGATAATATCCCTCATGTTGATATGATTTTAGAGGGGAAATAA
- a CDS encoding XTP/dITP diphosphatase has protein sequence MEDLVIATGNKGKINDFKVIFPEYNVIGIGELIEGFDVEETGSTFEENAKLKSEAAAQALGKRIIADDSGLAVDALNGEPGIYSARYAGTDKDDEANIVKLLDNLGENENRDAQFVCVISMSAPNEETVTFRGTVDGEITHAKEGDNGFGYDPIFFVPEKGKTMAQLSAEEKGEISHRRRAIDKLRNYLKGDQI, from the coding sequence ATGGAAGATTTAGTAATAGCAACAGGAAATAAAGGTAAAATTAATGATTTCAAAGTGATTTTTCCTGAGTATAACGTCATTGGCATCGGTGAATTGATTGAGGGGTTTGATGTAGAAGAAACTGGCTCAACATTCGAAGAGAATGCTAAATTGAAATCAGAAGCAGCGGCTCAAGCATTGGGCAAACGTATTATTGCGGATGACAGCGGCCTCGCAGTAGATGCGTTAAATGGAGAACCTGGAATTTATTCTGCGCGTTATGCAGGGACTGATAAAGATGATGAAGCTAATATTGTAAAGTTGTTGGATAATTTAGGTGAAAATGAAAATCGCGATGCGCAATTTGTGTGTGTTATCAGTATGAGTGCACCGAACGAAGAAACGGTGACTTTCCGAGGCACAGTTGATGGAGAAATTACACATGCGAAAGAAGGCGACAATGGATTCGGTTATGATCCGATATTCTTTGTTCCTGAAAAAGGTAAAACAATGGCACAGCTCTCTGCTGAAGAAAAAGGAGAAATCAGTCATAGACGTCGTGCAATTGATAAACTGCGAAACTATTTAAAGGGTGATCAAATTTGA
- a CDS encoding VOC family protein yields the protein MTQLYPYLAFENTKEALQYYEEVFGATHINRLPVQREQAENFGVDPDKAEESTMHAEFKIADVTLFASDAFNNSEDYTITKGISLLIDYDINDAEDAKRVEALYEKVKDDESITVEMPLADQFWGGKMGAFSDKYNVRWMLHGQDHSKE from the coding sequence ATGACTCAATTATATCCATATTTAGCATTTGAGAATACTAAAGAAGCTTTGCAATATTACGAAGAAGTATTTGGTGCGACTCATATCAATCGTTTGCCCGTTCAAAGAGAACAAGCTGAAAATTTCGGTGTTGATCCTGATAAAGCTGAAGAAAGTACGATGCATGCAGAATTTAAGATTGCAGACGTAACTTTGTTTGCTTCAGACGCATTTAATAATTCTGAAGATTATACTATTACGAAAGGCATTTCCTTATTAATTGATTATGACATTAATGATGCGGAAGATGCTAAACGTGTAGAAGCTTTGTATGAAAAAGTAAAAGATGATGAGTCTATTACTGTTGAGATGCCGTTAGCTGATCAATTCTGGGGAGGCAAGATGGGGGCTTTTTCAGATAAATATAACGTACGTTGGATGCTTCACGGACAAGATCATAGTAAAGAATAA
- a CDS encoding YfcE family phosphodiesterase, whose translation MSRWLIVSDNHTEAGILFEVFNHYNQVDVAIHLGDSEFQYDDTELSLYRRVKGNCDFYPEFPGEEVVEADGVRAFYTHGHMYNVNTTRMQLAEKAKSLACQFAFYGHTHIARYEEMDGVHVINPGSISQSRSNTEETYAELLINENEQTATLNFRIRQHTIIDTVEFKI comes from the coding sequence TTGAGTAGATGGTTAATTGTCAGCGATAATCATACAGAAGCGGGTATCTTATTTGAAGTGTTTAATCACTATAATCAAGTAGATGTGGCGATTCATCTGGGTGATTCAGAATTTCAATATGATGATACGGAACTTAGTTTATATCGACGTGTGAAAGGCAATTGCGATTTTTATCCGGAGTTTCCGGGAGAAGAAGTGGTGGAAGCGGATGGTGTGCGTGCATTTTATACGCACGGCCACATGTATAATGTCAATACGACACGCATGCAATTGGCTGAAAAAGCAAAATCACTAGCATGCCAATTTGCTTTCTATGGTCACACTCATATTGCACGCTATGAAGAAATGGATGGGGTACATGTCATTAATCCTGGCAGTATTTCTCAATCGAGAAGTAACACTGAGGAAACTTATGCGGAATTATTGATTAATGAGAATGAGCAAACAGCTACACTGAATTTCCGCATTCGCCAACATACAATTATTGATACAGTTGAATTTAAGATATAA